In Lactuca sativa cultivar Salinas chromosome 5, Lsat_Salinas_v11, whole genome shotgun sequence, the DNA window CCGTCAACTGTTCACCACTTTCGTCTCTTTCGATAAACCCTTACTTGCTTTCGTCTCCTCAAACCTCAAACATGGATCTCGTATTCATCTAAGTCGATGCATTTCCAAGGAATCTTTGTAAAATACTCCATACACTACACTGGGGGATTACTCAGAGGTTGTCAGACATCAATTTCGCAGGCATGGACAAGAACGGGTGTTATGAGTTTATCGAAAGGTTCACTGGAGAAAAGTGTGAGAAGCTCTATTACTGTCAACCATATAATAATTTTCCCAAGGTTTTACCTTAATTTCCAATGAGATGTATTATGCCAATTTTATAGCAATAGCTTATGAATGTGGTGTTATACTCCCCATGTATGTAGACCATTTTAGTAATAGTAACATGCAGGAATGGTTGGAAGAACACAAAGAATAGGTTGTTGATAACATAGTAGAAGAAGTGATCGATGGTGCAGGACTAATTAAGGAAATTGAGGCATGTCATTTGGATGAGGATGACCATAGCAGCCCTCATTTTTTCAAAAAAGATAATGGTCCTGATGTCGATATGGGTGAGAATGTAGCTTTGGGTAACCCTTTGGAAGAAGCTATGGATGACAATGGAGATGTTTATCTAGAGTTGCCAAATATTTTCAATGAAAAGTTGCACTGGAAGGAGCGGGAACCTGTGTTAGGTATCAGGTTTAAGAGTCCTAAGCAGTTGAAACACATGCTCTGTAACTATGCTGTTGCAAATGGTTATCAATTAGGTTTTTTGAGAAATGATAGTAGATGGTTGCTAGCCAAATGTTGTGATGGAAAATGTACATTTAGGGTTTGGGGTTCATGGATGAGTGATGATAAGTCTTTCCAAATCAAGTCTCTTATTAGTGACCATAATTGTTCAGAGGATTTCAAATTTGAATCAATTATCACGTATAGATTGATAGGTACCCACTTTACCCAACAATTTTTTAACAATCAAAAGATGAGTGTGAGATTAGAGGAGGtgaaaaccacttttggtattgttgtgagTATGAGTGAGTGTAAGAGAGCCAAGAAGTATGCGTTGAGTCTAGTTGAAGGCACGGTCGCAAAAAATTATGCTAGATTATGGTCTTACGGTGAGGAGAATAAAAGATCAAATCCTGGATCCACTATTAAAATTTATGTGGATACAATGCTTGATGGTAAGAATTACTTCAGCAATATCTACATATGCTTTGCTACAGTCATAGAGGGGTGGAAGGGAGGGTGTAGAAGGATCATTAACTTGGATGGTTGTTTCTCGAAAAAAATTTGCCAAGGTGAGTTGCTTTGTGCACTTGGTAGGGATGCTAACAATGGAATATTCACAATTGCTTGGGCAGTTGTATGTGTGTAAAAAAGGAGAATTAGAAATAGTTCATTGAAAATCTTTCAAAAGATTTGTAGTGTTGGAATGAAGGAAGTGGTTTGGTTTTAATTTCTGATCAACACACGGTATGTTTGTAAAATATTAAACATAGTATAATAAATATTTACATTTCTAACTTCACCTTTTATTAGTACATATGCAGGGTTTGGTTGAGGCAGTCAAAGAAGTATTCCCAACAGCAGAACATAAGCAGTGTGttaggcatatatatatatatatatatatatatatatatatatatatatatatatatatatatatatatatatatatgctaattTTTGAAAGAAGTTTAGTGGAGCCaagtttgaaaatttgttttggagAGCAAGCAAGGCAACAGCTGAAGCACATTTTAACATAGTCATGAAAGAGATTGAAAAGTTGAATCCTGAAGCTGTTAAGCATCTTATGGATAGAGATCCAAAGACTTGGTCTCTAGCTTTTTTTAGAGTTCACAATTCATCTTGTGAATCTTTGGATAATGGCTTTTCAGAGAGCTTTAATAGTGTCATTTTGGATGCTAGGAAGAAACTTATTATCATCATGTTAGAGGACAATTGTATATATGTGATGCAAAGGATGGCGACTATGAAACTAATAGGTCAAGGATGGAATCGTTATTCTCTTTATCCAAACATCATAACAAAATTGAATATTCTCCAAAATGAGAAAATGTATGCACACTTATTTATTCATACATACATTACCTCTCTAAACTCTAAACATTTGCATTACATTATGTAGGCATTGGCAGGTTGTGTCTTATGGGGGTATGAAGTTTGAAACAAGGAAAATGGATGAGTCGTATATTGTTGATGTCACAAAAAAGGAATGCAGTTGCAGGTAATGGCAACCAAATGGGTATGGTTGTTTTCATTCAGTAGCTACATTAGTGTATTTAAACATAACACCTGATGGACCATATGTAGACCCATTGTACCTGGGGGCCTTCTTCCATAATACCTATAAACAGTCCATTAATGGCATGAATGGGATGAATATGTGGCCTTCTACGAATTTTATACCTCCATTTCCTCCTTTAAAAAGAAGGATTCCAGGCAAGCAAATAATGAAAAGAATAAGGGATGCTTCTGAAAGGTCTAGAAAACACACGGTTTCAAAGGCAAGGAAAAAGGTTTCTTGTGGCATATGAAAACAGAAAGGGCACAACAAGACCACTTGCACTCAAGTGCCAAGACCTCCTAAGACTAATGTCACAAAGAAACAAAAGATCATGCAAACACAAGAGTCAGTGAATATGCAAGGGGGTGGATAATATGTTGTTATGGGTGATGCAGTTGAGCCACAAACTGATGAAGTTATGAGGGTAAACGAATCTAAGCAAGTGGTGAGGGTTAATGAAGTTGTGGAACTGGGCAGGATTAATCAAGTTGTTGGCCATGTGTATACTACAGGTCAACTAAGAAAGAGGAAAAAGTCAAAGAGAATTCTTAAACTAAATCTTGCTAAAAGAGTTGAAGGTGAAGGTAGTAGTGTTGGATCGCCAATGGAGTTAGATTAATTACAGCTTAAATTGTGGGTCTGTTATGTAGATTGAACAAGGGAAATTATGTTTGTTATGTTCATGTATGTTATAATAATCTTAACATTTGATATTTGGATTCATGTATGTATTTATAATTtgacacccccaaactagaacggcggaaacgtctgggggcagATGGAGTGagttcatgtacagtatcataacaattgaatagtaatgaaacatagcaacacaaacattcatacattgagATTTCGAGtattacattgtttacaaaacTCTGCTTGTTCAAAAGTCGAACACAAATAACTGAAGAGTAGAAAAACATGAAACGATGATGTCGGCCCTCAAGAAGGGTTGAATACATGCCTATtgttttcctgagaatacaagtgattttgaaaagtgccaacaattaagttggtgagttcataagcattttgtatgaaaAAGGTTTGTAACTGTTTCGCGAAAAATGGTTTCGTATACTtcaagaaaatctgatattttctttaatatgatttgtaattgtatgtaattcatttgtatcttttccttgtaaaGTAATAATGTATGTTACCAGAAAATCCAATAATTTCTTAAATATGAactgtaattgtatgtaattcctttgtatcttttccttgtaaaGTAATAAGGTATGttaccagaaaatccaatattttcttaaatatgaactgtagtcttaaaccctaagacaaAGATGTAAGTGAATGTTGTACTAAAAATAGTATATGgtttatttcattttataaaactaatgaagtATAAGCTTCTTGTAAATCAAATAGTTTCGCTAACTTTTAGTAAGAGTTTCCAAAAACCATGTAGTTTTATAACCATAagttttcttatgattttataacatagattatgtttttttaacaatATGTATATCACAAATATTTATACCAAGATTAGTATAAACCATAACTTGCgcaaataatattttatctttAACAAAAGGATGAAAACATGTAATTATTTGTGGGATAAACaaagttttacttgtattccccccccccccccccccccccgccccccctaaaacatggaaATGCTTAAAaatatggggtatgaactcacattggttTGGTTTGGTGGATGATTTGAAATAAGTAGACAAGGATTTCGAACTTGGCACTTGGTTGGAGTGGGATGAACTTCTAAGAATGATTACTATCCTAACAATATCAACACATAAATATGTGTGTAAAAATAGTGGaactaacatataatcatatgtaaaCACTAGGGTATTATGAAAAACACTTACCAAAGAAATCTAGGGATGAACTTGGGGCTTAATTCCCTTGACACTTGGGAATAGTTTTCTGGAGAGAAAGAGGAATTTAAcagagagtggaatgaagaaatGGTCAGGCTTTATGAGGTTAATCTCTTTTAAATTCAATGAATGGTATTGATGTGAAGTTTACTTGGATAACTGAAGGGTAATGTATGGATATTTGGACGATAattcgtggtttactgtgatcACATTGGAAATGGGGGTGAAATCACATCCTAAAGTCAACCATTTTTGTTTGTTTCCTCCTCTAGACCGCAAACCCCTTGGAAACACTCTTGGGTGACCGAAATCACCCCATCCCTTGGGGATTTCTGTCCTAATGGTTCTAGGATGGTGTTTATGGCCAAACTATGGTTcactaagggtgtttacggccaaactaTGGCCCGTTAAGGTAGTTTTCGGTTCATGTATCACCCATTAGGATGATTTCGGTCCTCATGGTTTGGATATTGGGTGTGTTTTCGGCCTTGGTGTCTTCTAGAATGGTGATTTCTGCCTTGGCAAACCGAAATCACTTGGTGAGTGGGGTCCTAGGCCTAAAACTATAAAGTAGTGTCCTCTATAATTGGTACCAATTAATTTGTTAGCTAGTCTCCTACCTGTTTACTACTAGCATTGATTTTTAAAGTATGCATgacacacctatatatatatatatatatatatatatatatatatatatatatatatatatatataatcatctcATGGAGCCCTCTTGGTTTCCAAATAACCTTATTCCATAAAGTTACATAGGTATACATTGTGGGTACACTTATACACAAGACCCCTTGGACTTGGTTTGACCCAAAATTTTCTAGTTGTCACATATAATATGTATGATCTTATTTATATTAGTGTGTATGGGGTACTTTAGTCATTACAAATAGTTCAACAGGGCATGTTAATGTTAGTTTAGGGGTACTCTAGTCATTCGAATCAGTTAATCCAATAGGTGTATGTTATTTCAGGTAATTAttaaagtaagggtattttagtcaatcaAAGAAGTTAAATTACTTACAGTCCTTTTAGGCGTATTAGTGTCATTTTAATTAGTTAAAGAAATTGgggtattttttttcattattttttatttatgtgaACCTGTAACGCCCGtacatcagggctagtcaatttagagacgataggcgtcaaaaatgactttttgatggaagattatctagaaggattaatcttaaccaagtcgtagtatatgtcacaaggtttccgtgcatataaagaacgccaaaatccgagttataacgaagaagttatgacctgtcgaagtttcgcgacagaaccggcacgacacagcgcaatgtaaaaagtgaatttacgttagagcggtatttagccttagcaatctaaacgaggatcgaaggtctcgttattggtatcgaagcgataaaaatttaggcgagaacggacgtcaaacgaagaagttatgaatttataacgaagtttttatgTCGcggcatattaaaaataaataataaaaataaagtcgaaattagccgatggagtctaaaggaaagttgtagagcgtagtctcaccttcgcgtggatataaagaacgtcgaaaacggagttcgtatgaagaagatatgaatttccgaagtttattaaataatttgtatttatttttaatctttaattcggaagcattatccgaaggagtcaccgatctgatccgaggtacgccccgcgtactccgaaggtgtcgacatcgcagcaagtggcttcggatgacacATGCCATGACgacttcggaccagtacgccccgcgtactccgaggctccagcctcctataaataggatgcgagggcagccgagttcttttgctattttctctcttctctctcccattttgcatcgatttgcatgccagaaataccccgaagtcccggtatcatactcgagccccgaggcaagtcccgagatcccgaagatcccgagaagtgtggttcccgagccgaagctctgtccgcgagaagttcgatttttgtggagatcttccagatttgctgaggatttctacttctgcaagtcgtagtgctgtccgatcatcttatgatcaagtgagtgtatactacctttcataaacacgataataatacaagtatggtttgagtgtattaagtatattgttgtttatatgtgtgagtgtatagtcactttcatcttacacatagatatgaagtattttatatgaaatacgtgctatgtgtttatatgttatttgtctatttgagatgggcatggaaattggagttttatacaggtgttaaatgatttaaactgtgtaagcatttatatctacaaaattgttgggtagaacataggtagatggaatagttggtgactatggagttagcgcctattgtataaaccttggtaactatggagttagcgtctgttattagataaaccttggtgactatggagttagcgccttttgtataaaccttggtgactatggagttagcgcctattgtataaaccttggcaacgatgtgactccgtgcctatttgatgaaccttggcgactatggagttagcgcttgttgagtaaaccttggcgactatggagttagcgtttgttgagtagaccttggcgactatggagttagcgtcagataactatggatttagtacttgataaataagctttggcagcaatggaattcgtgccaaattccttatgaataaatgaatgaaggatagttggttcttagggtaaaaccttaagaagaaaatggggatgggtaattgggttgattgttagctgattacatataataattatattattgtgggttgaaaaccctatatgctcaccaggctcccaagcctgacccactcagttttcttttcattacaggtaatggcacaagggtataaatttgaggacttgacgagagattttggattatagatcagtagttgaataactattgtaaggtctattttatattgtttatgcttttggtatgtaacgaacatgacatcccgagtttttattatttaatgaaaatacattcttttcgagaaatgttttgataaatggttatcatattttattttgggaacaaattccgcaaccgttttctttaaacgatcactctgatttataaaacaaagcataaacaaatcggttttttctggccgtgaaattggggatatcACAGAACCCATCAGGGGTATTACAGTCAATATTTTTATGTGACTTAACCCATTAGGGGTATTTCaatcattattttttatttgactaAACCCATATGGGGTATTACAATCAATATTTTTTATGTGACTTAACCCATTAGGGGTATTTCAGTCACTACTTTTTTAtttgacttaacccattaagggtaTTTCATTTCTTCCAAGAAATTATCCAAAGTGGGTAACcagaaaaacaacaaaaaaacttTTCCATTGTTTTCCATTTCTCGGTTATAGGCAACGACAAATCTGGGtattagtgtgacatccccaatttcacggtcagaaaatacctatttgtttatgctttatttgaaaatcagagtaacttttTGAAGAAagtattgtggaatttgttcccaaaaatatgataaatattttatcaaaagcatttccgaaAAAGTggatttcattatattaaaacatcgggatgtcattgtcaatacggatcaaaagcataaactgaAACATCATAGGCCTTAGAACATTTATTTATATctattggcctataatccataaaCTCTCATCCgatcatcacatctatgctcttttgccactacctgtaatacaagaaactgagtgggtcgggcttgggagcctggtgagcacatagggttttcaacccacaataattacgTTTATTACTTTCATCAAATCAaacaacccgattacccgttcccattatcctcattttatgtccctaaagcatctatttCAAGGggcctagcctaaggattttcatcggagTGACCAcactgcttaggggattcctcagcaatttatgtcaaataaggcaaccatgagggggatggactacacctggtgaacacatagttcaaataaacacctacaggttgcaagcctgctagtgctagcgttccactagactgtctagaatagtctgtggtcgtcatctatactccgctagatgattgtATCATcataaacatcgaggcctctcatcattttatcacacattaactacttcatctacccatgttttacccaacatttttgtagatataaaatacatatatagtttaaatcatttaaaaaatgtataaatcgttcatccagcatagatatcaagaacacggataatatgcacacatagcctgtaacttatattaaatacttcatatctatgtgtaagatgaaagtaactatgcactcacttgttaaactGATGATTCCCAACTCGGTCAGCGTTTCACTTCTTAATAATTggttttcctttgacgaaacctagtattattaccactagattttaatCTAATATTTATCACGACTATTTACGAGCGTTAttattttataagtgttaaacaatacttttcaaccactatgtacagacaggggcccgACATGAAACACCGAAGGCATGATCATTTTGGCATTCTAGCACATCTAAAATCCAGCAACCCTATGCATCACTTCAAACTAGATTTCTCGTATCGCGAGTAGTTAAAAGcgattataataacactttttatattatattttataatatacttATTgcttataagttcataataacaataataaatttaaacataagctatacttaaagtggggtaagcataactcacttatcgggaggtttggctaggaactgggctctgcgggggcagaacttccgagccgaaagctcttcttctcggagccttatGGCGCTCCGACACTCACCTTTTAGCACTTGGGAAGTCTTAAGGGTTGGGAGGGGTTTAGAGAGAagttatagagagagagagggagagaaggGTTGAGCTGTGAAGAAAATGGGAGAACCTCGCATGCTATGTATAGGCTTGAAATtggataaactcggcgagttctgtgcctccaactcgtcgtgttggAGTGCCACAAGTCACCATTCGGTGGCAAGGCGTGGGGAGGAAGCAATGGTCAGGATTGTGCCACGTGTCACTCACAGattactccaaaaactaattatcttctaaaatccgtaactttcgtatatgagctctgttttgacattctttatatccacgcgcagGTGGTaacgtgatctacaactttcgtttagacttcgtcggctaattttgactttattttttaaagttatattttaacagacttagacaTATAAAGtcaattaaaaattcataactttatcatctgacgtccgttttcatctatttttatatcgttgagctcctattaatgagatattcaattttcgaatttcgggctacatactgctatgccaaatcttagaaaaatcataacttccttatatgaagtcagatttggaagttgtttttatgcacgctctcggtttaacgtataatacgactttcgtttagatctctaaggctaaaaagtacttgattgtaaactcactttttacgtcacacaacgtCGTATCAGTTTTGttgcgaaacttcaacaggtcataacttcttcgttataagtcagatttcggcgttctttatatctccggaatccttgtcacgaccactacaactttcttcatagatattgggtttatctattattttattgTTAACATTTACTTTTATTCTTAGTTTTTACATCATTATAAGCAAGTTTAAtgcacataaattcacataatattcaaataattcctctttattacttcaaaataggttacaattgttgaccctaactattacattaTCATACTAATGCTTAACCAGAAACACGGACTTTACAATTAGATTCTTCTCTTTTGTCCCATGTCCCACACACAAACTTTGGGGTTTATGTTTTAATGGTTTAAAAAGTTCGACTTTGTCGTGTGGTCCCAAGaagaaaatcaacaaaaaaattatGCATATTACTTCACGACACATGCACATTTAGatttataacaacaaaattttaaCTTAACCAACatttctgtaacatcccaaaatttacgaccaaaattttcatttttgatttaataattataaaaccatttgtctgAAAACATCATAGTACTAACTCATATCAAAACCAATGTATCCatagtcaaaacatgtcatgacaaaataatatcagagtataaatcccatagatctcatgtgcggaaatccTGGTGTGATGTGTTGCAGtcatgccggctcctttccctttgaagaggaagtacctgagaccaaaactgaaaaccataagcgcaaagcttagtgagttcccccgttATACCATATGCATACAATAAACAAACTACCATGCATATACGGGTGTCCGgtctaccctgctgagcatatatgggtgctcaacCTATCCTTGTCAGGCATACGGGGGTGACCGACCTACccctgtcaagcatatctgggtactCGACCTACCATGTTAGACATAtatgggtgtccgacctaccctctagtttatctcaaccggctacGAGGTCTAACCCACCCCTCCTACCACGATCaaataatatcatagcatactagcataaagcataaaagatagTGGAAcactagacaattatcacaaagacaatcatctcaactataatcaactactagtgggtcgacattggtgccttcgacccacttctactggaaggtaactcacatcaATAACTGGGAATAGCTGCAAAAACTCCTGCTCTGAAATCAACCCCTATCAGACTCCTACAAATAAACatttcctttaattacccttttcACACTCATAacccccttaagggtcaactttggttaaggtcaaagtcaatgtcaacatcctggtcaaatttagcatcctggttgactcaactcgccgcgTTGGTccagcaactcatcgagtttcaaGAATCTGGAACCCTGAATTtcgatccaacttgtcgagttctttcataactcatcgagttcctcctatcCGTAGAATCGGGACTTCTCCAACCAACTCGTCTATTCATCCTTGAAGTAGTCGAGTTT includes these proteins:
- the LOC111897972 gene encoding uncharacterized protein LOC111897972; translation: MGENVALGNPLEEAMDDNGDVYLELPNIFNEKLHWKEREPVLGIRFKSPKQLKHMLCNYAVANGYQLGFLRNDSRWLLAKCCDGKCTFRVWGSWMSDDKSFQIKSLISDHNCSEDFKFESIITYRLIGTHFTQQFFNNQKMSVRLEEVKTTFGIVVSMSECKRAKKYALSLVEGTVAKNYARLWSYGEENKRSNPGSTIKIYVDTMLDGKNYFSNIYICFATVIEGWKGGCRRIINLDGCFSKKICQGELLCALGRDANNGIFTIAWAVVCV